ATGCGAATTATGTTTTTCATCCGCATCCGTTGTATGATAATTTTGGAGAAAAAATTAGTAAAGAAGCCGCTTGTGATTATTTAAAACTCGATAAAAACGAAAAACACATTTTATTTTTTGGATTTATTCGAAAATACAAAGGCTTGGATACATTGCTGGAAACCTTGGCTGATGAACGTTTGAAACAACTCAATGTAAAATTAATTATTGCTGGAGAATACTACGAAGACAAATCTTTTTACGAAGAACTCATTCAAAAATATAATCTTCAAGACCGATTGATTTTGAAAACAGAATACATTCCTTCGGAAGATGTGAAACAGTATTTCTGTGCTGCGGATATTGTGGTACAACCATACAAAACAGCTACACAAAGCGGTGTTACGCAAATTGCCTATCAATTTGAACGACCGATGTTGGTAACGGATGTGGGCGGTTTGTCGGAAATTGTTCCGCACAATAAAGTAGGTTATGTAACGGATTCGGCACCTACGGCAATTGCTGATGCTTTACTCGATTTCTATAATAATAAGCGGGAACAAGAATTTTCTGCGAATGCAGCTATTGAAAAAAAACGTTTTCAATGGGATTCTATGGCGAAAGCCGTTATTGAGCTTTCAAAAAAATAATTTTTCAAATCTGTTTTTGAACAGATGAACATATAATGAGATTTATATACAGAATTTTTAACAGAAGCTGATTTATTCTTAATATTTGATTGCTGGTAATTAAAGTAGCATTATATAGATTCAATATATGAGTAAGCGAATAGGGAAAATTGAACAATTAGATTCATTAAGAGCATTTGCAGCATTTAGCGTAATTATTTATCACTTTCTCCCTGTATTTAATTTAGGGAGTTTTCCATTGGGATGGATTGGAGTAGATTTGTTTTTTGTTTTTTCTGGGTACTTGATTACTGCAATTTTACTGGAACAAAAATCAATAGTAAATAAAAAATTTATAATTGTTAAAAATTTTATTATAAAGAGAGCACTGCGATTATTTCCTGCTTATTATCTGTTTATAACCTTTTTTTTATTTCTTATGATTGTCTTTA
This genomic stretch from Bacteroidia bacterium harbors:
- a CDS encoding glycosyltransferase, translated to MNIAYLSTFYPYRGGIVQFNTALYKALQKEHKVNAYTFTRQYPDLLFPGKTQYVTENDTSDKIETFRTLDTINPFSYYTTAQKIKKMQPDILLMKYWMPFFAPSLGTVSKMLRKKTKIISVLDNVISHEKRIGDRALTKYFLNQNHGFVVMSSQVKNDLLSFLPNANYVFHPHPLYDNFGEKISKEAACDYLKLDKNEKHILFFGFIRKYKGLDTLLETLADERLKQLNVKLIIAGEYYEDKSFYEELIQKYNLQDRLILKTEYIPSEDVKQYFCAADIVVQPYKTATQSGVTQIAYQFERPMLVTDVGGLSEIVPHNKVGYVTDSAPTAIADALLDFYNNKREQEFSANAAIEKKRFQWDSMAKAVIELSKK